In Culicoidibacter larvae, the genomic stretch TAAGACGGCTAGTCAATTTGATTTCTCTTTAATCAAATACCACTCCTGGCGATAGAAATAGCACCTTATGGGCGCACTATATAGTAACTTTTGATAATGAGGGAGCCGCTACAACAGCGTCAGTTGCTTATAATGCTTTAGTTACTGAGCCAACTGCACCAGTAAAAATTGGCTACACATTTAACGGTTGGTACACCGCGGCAAGCGGCGGTACCAAATGGGATTTCACCACTGGAACAATGCCAGCAAGTGATATGACCTTACATGCTCAATATACAATTAACAGCTATTTAATTACCTTTAATAACCAAGACACAATTACAACTGAATTATTGACATATGATAGTACAATTACTGAGCCGGCAACACCAACTAAAGCTGGATATACGTTTACCGGATGGTTTACGCAGGCAAGTGGTGGAACACAATGGAATTTTGCTACTGACAAAGTTCCGGCAACAAATGTTACGCTCTATGCGCAATTTAGTGCCGATAATCAAACGATTACCTTCAATGTAAACGGCGGCGATGCAGCAAGCAAGCCGGCAAATATTGTGCAAGCGACTGATAGTGCAGTAAATCTGGACGCAGTTACGGTACCAACAAAACCGGGTTACAACTTCATTGGCTGGTTTGATGCCGGCGATGTACAACATAGTGGTACAATTACTATGCCAGTTGGCGGACTTGATTTAATCGCTCATTGGACAGCAGCACAACAAGTAATCAGTTTTAATACAGCTGGCGGCAGTGGTGTTAATTCAATAACTGCAGTTACTGATAGTACCATTGATCTGGATACTATAAGTACAACTCGTGCCGGTTACCAGTTTGACGGCTGGTTTATTGGTAACACAGAATACAGCGGCATTATTACGGTACCAGTAGGTGGGCTAACATTCACTGCTCACTGGACTGCACTTGACCAAACCATCACTTTTGATACTGATGGAGCAGGAACAATTGTAGCGATAACAGCGCCAACCGATAGCAATATTGATCTTACAACAATTGCCGCACCGAGCAAGTTCGCCTATAAATTCTTAGGTTGGTTTGATGCGAATGGAGTGAAATACTCAGGAACAATCGCAATGCCAGCAGGCGGATTGCAATTGCAAGCGCATTGGCAGGATCTGATTGCTGAGGGCATTTGGAGTATCAAGGCAAATAATATTGAATTATCAATGAGTGAACTCAATCAATTTATTGATAACGGTACATTAGAACAAGAAGTATTAAATCGGGCAAATGCAATTGCCTGGGACGGCGACCAAAATGTTGAACTATCACCGTTACGTGTAGATACAACAACATTATTGGCGAATGTGGTTGTTGGTAATCAGCTCGTTACTATCAGCTACCTTAATCCGAATGCTTCAGTTGCAGCTTTTGCAACAACTAATGCTGAACAGGGACTTGTAACAACAATTACTGTAAGTGTTACTGATGACACAAAAACACCAGGATTGCCAGTTACCGGACAAAATATATTGCTGGCGATGCTAAGCGGTGTAATTATGACGATTGTGGCAGCCTTACTATTATTAGTGAACAAACGTCGCAAAACTGATTAGTTAAGAGAATTTTAAAAGCACGGTCTCATCAAGACCGTGTTTTTTAGCTTTCACAAAATAACTTTATAAAAATAATTTAAAAAGTAGTTGAAAACGCTTTTTCATCATGATAGAATAAGTATAGAAACACTTTGTTAATTATTTTAACTAAGAGAGGGTTTATTATGAAAGGAGCGATTTCAATGATTGATCGCATTACAGAATTTTTGGTTCCGATTGCTTCGAAGATGACTGCACAACGTCATTTGGCGGCAATTCGGGAAGCATTTATAGGTTTGATGCCGCTGATTATTATTGGTTCATTTATGGTACTGATTAATAATGTGGTGTTAAGTAATGATCCGGGTGGGTTGTTTGGGCCGGGAAGTCCATTAGCAAACACTTTGGATTTAACCCAGTTTAAAGAGATTGGTGTTAGTGTTTGGGCAGCAACGCTGAATATTTTGGCATTGTTGGTGGCTTATGGTATTGGGTATAAGTTGGCACAAAATTCTGGTATGGATGGTTTCTTGCCTGGATTTGTGAGCTTGGCTTCAGTGGTAGCGGTGATGCCGGTTACGACTGCGTTACAGATTGCTGAAATTGGTAGTGTTGATGTGAGTGTATTTAATGGTGCATTTACTTCAGCATCAGGTATGTTTGTGTCAATTATTGTCGGACTTCTGGCTTCTGAGTTATTGATACGTTTAATGAAGAGTGGTAAACTTGAAATTAAGATGCCTGAGGAAGTTCCGCCAGCAGTGGCAAAATCATTTCTAATTCTTTTGCCGGCTGCATTTGTAATTTTATTGTTTGCAATTTTAGCATTTATTTTAAAATCATTCTTTGCAATGAATATTTATGAGATTATCAATGCTGTGATTCAGGCACCATTACAAAGTTTGTTCCAAGGATTACCGGGGATTACTTTGATTATGTTTGTACAAAACTTACTATGGGCATTCGGGATTCACGGAAGCTCAATTATGTCGCCATTTACTGAGCCGGTATTATTGGAAGCTATTACTCAAAATGCAGCAGCAGTTACTGCTGGTTTGCAACCAACAAATATTGTTACCGGACCTTTCATCAATGCATACACAATTATTGGCGGTGGTGGCTGTACCATCAGTTTATTGATTGCTGTATTTATCTTCTCAAAACGGGCAGATTACAAAGCAATTGCTAAGCTCTCAATTGTACCAAGTTTCTTCAATATTAATGAGCCGGTTATGTTTGGGATGCCTATTGTCTTGAATCCGATTTTGATGATTCCGGTTGTCTTGGTACCAACAATAAATCTGATTATTGCTTATTTTGCAACTGCACTTGGTTTGGTTGGCTATACTTACGTTATTGTACCTTGGACAACGCCACCGGTATTATCGGCATTCTTAGCGGCCGGTGGTGACTGGCGTTCAGCAGTATTGGCATTCTTGTTGATTGTTATTGGAACTGCAGTTTACTTGCCGTTCGTATTAATTGCCAACCGGACGTTGGTTGTTCAGGATGAAGTTGACGCATAAATAATTGTTGAAAAGTATTTGCAATCTTGCGACACGCAGTTAGTCCCTTGTGGAAAAGTTGGGAAAAATTACTTTGATTTTCGACGCGCTCGCGCTAGTACCTTGCGTGAATCGCTTTCAATCAATTATTCTATTTTTAAAAAATACGCGAAGGAGCGAGGCACTATGGAACTCTATAAGCAAAAAGAGGCACCGATTTCAGCACGGGTAGAAGACCTATTGTCACGAATGACACTAGATGAAAAAGTCGGTCAGATTAATCAGCGACTTTATGGGTGGAAAAGTTATCAAAAAGTTGATGATGATTATGAACTTACTGATTACTTTAAAGATGAAGTTGCCCGTTTCGGCGGTATTGGTTGCTTATACGGTGTGTTCCGTGCTGACCCTTGGTCACGGGTGAATCATGAAACCGGGATTCCGCATGCGGACAGCCTAAAGGTTGCCCGCATGCTCCAAGCGTATGTGCGTGAGCATACTCGCTTAGGAATACCGTTATTGTTATCGGAAGAAGTTCCGCATGGCCATCAGGCTTTGGATTCGGTGCTTTATCCGACGAATATTGGTATGGGATCAACCTGGAATCCGGAACTGCAGATGCAGGTTTCAGCAGCAGTTGCCGCAGAGTTACATTATAAAGGTGTACAGCTTGGATTGGTATCGGCGCTGGATGTTTTGCGGGAGCCGCGCTGGGGCCGCAGTGAAGAGTGCTTTAGCGAGGATCC encodes the following:
- a CDS encoding InlB B-repeat-containing protein; the encoded protein is MVTFDNEGAATTASVAYNALVTEPTAPVKIGYTFNGWYTAASGGTKWDFTTGTMPASDMTLHAQYTINSYLITFNNQDTITTELLTYDSTITEPATPTKAGYTFTGWFTQASGGTQWNFATDKVPATNVTLYAQFSADNQTITFNVNGGDAASKPANIVQATDSAVNLDAVTVPTKPGYNFIGWFDAGDVQHSGTITMPVGGLDLIAHWTAAQQVISFNTAGGSGVNSITAVTDSTIDLDTISTTRAGYQFDGWFIGNTEYSGIITVPVGGLTFTAHWTALDQTITFDTDGAGTIVAITAPTDSNIDLTTIAAPSKFAYKFLGWFDANGVKYSGTIAMPAGGLQLQAHWQDLIAEGIWSIKANNIELSMSELNQFIDNGTLEQEVLNRANAIAWDGDQNVELSPLRVDTTTLLANVVVGNQLVTISYLNPNASVAAFATTNAEQGLVTTITVSVTDDTKTPGLPVTGQNILLAMLSGVIMTIVAALLLLVNKRRKTD
- a CDS encoding PTS sugar transporter subunit IIC, which gives rise to MKGAISMIDRITEFLVPIASKMTAQRHLAAIREAFIGLMPLIIIGSFMVLINNVVLSNDPGGLFGPGSPLANTLDLTQFKEIGVSVWAATLNILALLVAYGIGYKLAQNSGMDGFLPGFVSLASVVAVMPVTTALQIAEIGSVDVSVFNGAFTSASGMFVSIIVGLLASELLIRLMKSGKLEIKMPEEVPPAVAKSFLILLPAAFVILLFAILAFILKSFFAMNIYEIINAVIQAPLQSLFQGLPGITLIMFVQNLLWAFGIHGSSIMSPFTEPVLLEAITQNAAAVTAGLQPTNIVTGPFINAYTIIGGGGCTISLLIAVFIFSKRADYKAIAKLSIVPSFFNINEPVMFGMPIVLNPILMIPVVLVPTINLIIAYFATALGLVGYTYVIVPWTTPPVLSAFLAAGGDWRSAVLAFLLIVIGTAVYLPFVLIANRTLVVQDEVDA